One region of Termitidicoccus mucosus genomic DNA includes:
- a CDS encoding mechanosensitive ion channel family protein, protein MNEQDTDNNYITGSEQLIGFDRFLREFLASQGLSESTAGIITNIVTGGTIILIAMIAYWLVKVIIVRNVHRLVAKSSVKWDDAVIETRLFARLAHLAPAIIIGGLGRAVFAGNPAVLAVLKVCIALYFIVIVVGVIFSFLDTLYLIAQRGNFLSGLPIKGIVQAFKLVIFLIAAILVISVLFGKSPLVILSGLGALAAVLMLVFKDTIMGFTAGIMLSANEMVRVGDWIEMPSAGADGDVIDVSLTTVKVQNWDKTITTIPAYNLISGSFKNWRGMSESGGRRIKRSIHVDMQTVRFANEEMLARWQKIDLIRPYLDAKLQEIAEDNKKRGADTSILGNGRRLTNLGTFRAYCLAYLKSHPKIHQQMTMIVRQLEPKELGIPLELYTFTNDIGWVAYEGIQSDIFDHLLSVIGEFGLAVYQRPSGADNRALLTSLVADTTAPKPPRA, encoded by the coding sequence ATGAATGAGCAAGACACCGACAATAACTACATCACCGGCAGCGAGCAACTCATCGGGTTCGACAGGTTTCTCCGCGAGTTTCTCGCCTCGCAGGGCCTGAGTGAAAGCACCGCCGGCATCATCACCAACATTGTCACGGGCGGCACCATCATCCTGATCGCCATGATCGCCTACTGGCTGGTCAAGGTCATCATCGTGCGCAACGTCCACCGGCTCGTGGCCAAAAGCTCGGTGAAATGGGACGACGCCGTGATCGAGACCCGGCTCTTCGCGCGTCTCGCCCACCTCGCCCCCGCCATCATCATCGGCGGACTCGGCCGCGCCGTCTTCGCCGGGAATCCCGCGGTGCTCGCCGTCCTCAAGGTGTGCATCGCCCTGTATTTTATCGTCATCGTGGTCGGCGTCATCTTTTCGTTTCTCGACACCCTCTACCTCATCGCCCAGCGCGGCAACTTCCTCTCCGGGCTTCCCATCAAAGGCATCGTCCAGGCCTTCAAACTGGTCATCTTTCTCATCGCGGCCATCCTTGTGATTTCGGTCCTGTTCGGCAAATCGCCGCTCGTCATCCTCTCCGGGCTCGGCGCTCTGGCCGCCGTGCTGATGCTGGTGTTCAAGGACACCATCATGGGCTTCACCGCCGGCATCATGCTTTCCGCCAATGAGATGGTGCGCGTCGGCGACTGGATCGAGATGCCCTCGGCCGGCGCCGACGGCGACGTGATCGACGTGTCGCTCACCACGGTGAAGGTGCAGAACTGGGACAAGACCATCACCACAATCCCCGCCTACAACCTCATTTCGGGTTCCTTCAAAAACTGGCGCGGCATGTCCGAGTCCGGCGGACGCCGCATCAAGCGCTCGATCCACGTCGACATGCAGACCGTGCGTTTCGCCAATGAGGAAATGCTGGCGCGCTGGCAGAAAATCGACCTCATCCGGCCCTACCTCGACGCCAAGCTCCAGGAAATCGCCGAGGACAATAAAAAACGCGGAGCCGACACCTCCATCCTCGGCAATGGCCGCCGCCTCACCAACCTCGGGACCTTCCGCGCCTACTGCCTCGCCTACCTCAAGTCGCACCCGAAAATCCACCAGCAAATGACGATGATCGTGCGGCAGCTTGAGCCGAAGGAACTCGGCATCCCGCTCGAACTCTACACCTTCACCAACGACATCGGCTGGGTGGCCTATGAAGGCATCCAATCCG
- a CDS encoding site-specific integrase gives MTEYVYRPKRRGKRSRLYYGRYALARGDKPRTVALGTPDKLVARKRLRDIIVEKQREAEGIISPKAHREAAGTPLAVLLAEHIADIRARKKTGKHARDTEYRITRILAETGWKRLADIRPDQFIRWRSKQTMAAKTLREYQAALVAFLSWLVRLRRVAFNPLGTVDVVDTRGKKVHESRAFATDELRRLLAVAPQRRLVYLTLLYTGQRKKEIKALVWDDLRLDGDRPHVRLRGYTLKDRENRSLPLHPMLAAELRAAKPADAKPGALVFGTMPKWDTLMSDLEKAGIAHADELGRVLHFHAFRKTFQTLGVLHGVNQRAAQDFLGHSDANLTANIYTEVPQDSYHDEIRKIPWIAAPDGVAAECAQISAKTPIPGAFLTLVRNFVTVAKTVDIKQIDAALASPKMVEVAGVEPACP, from the coding sequence ATGACTGAATACGTTTACCGCCCCAAGCGCAGGGGCAAACGCTCTAGGCTCTATTATGGCCGCTACGCCCTCGCCCGTGGCGATAAACCCCGCACCGTGGCGCTCGGCACTCCTGACAAGCTCGTAGCCCGCAAACGCCTGCGAGACATCATCGTTGAGAAGCAGCGCGAGGCGGAAGGCATCATCAGCCCAAAGGCGCACCGCGAAGCCGCTGGCACACCGCTGGCGGTTTTGCTCGCCGAGCACATCGCCGACATCCGCGCCCGCAAAAAGACGGGAAAGCATGCGCGTGACACGGAATACCGCATCACGCGCATCCTGGCCGAAACCGGCTGGAAGCGCCTCGCCGACATCCGGCCCGATCAGTTCATCCGCTGGCGCTCAAAGCAGACAATGGCCGCGAAAACACTGCGCGAATATCAGGCCGCGCTGGTGGCCTTTCTCTCGTGGCTCGTCCGGCTCCGCCGCGTGGCGTTTAATCCGCTGGGCACCGTCGATGTCGTGGATACCCGGGGCAAAAAAGTCCACGAATCCCGCGCCTTTGCGACGGACGAACTGCGCCGGCTGCTGGCCGTTGCGCCGCAACGCCGCCTTGTTTACCTCACGCTGCTTTACACCGGGCAGCGGAAAAAAGAAATCAAGGCGCTGGTGTGGGATGATCTGCGCCTTGACGGGGACCGCCCGCACGTGCGTTTGCGCGGTTATACGCTCAAGGACCGCGAGAATCGGTCACTTCCCTTGCATCCCATGCTTGCCGCTGAATTGCGCGCCGCGAAGCCCGCCGACGCGAAGCCGGGCGCGCTGGTGTTTGGGACAATGCCCAAATGGGACACGCTCATGTCCGACCTCGAAAAAGCGGGCATCGCGCACGCGGACGAACTTGGCCGCGTGCTGCACTTCCACGCGTTTAGAAAAACATTCCAGACGCTGGGCGTGCTGCACGGAGTCAACCAGCGCGCCGCTCAGGATTTTCTTGGGCACTCGGATGCGAACCTCACGGCGAACATTTACACCGAGGTCCCGCAGGATAGTTATCACGATGAAATCCGAAAAATCCCATGGATTGCCGCGCCGGACGGTGTAGCAGCAGAATGCGCACAAATCAGCGCAAAAACCCCGATTCCCGGGGCATTTTTGACGCTTGTCAGAAACTTCGTAACGGTTGCGAAAACCGTTGATATTAAACAAATAGATGCTGCCCTTGCATCTCCTAAAATGGTGGAGGTGGCGGGAGTTGAACCCGCGTGCCCCTGA
- a CDS encoding type II toxin-antitoxin system VapC family toxin: MLFDSEFIIRLAGQGGKPWQRRALAFIDANLDAPLYTSRICWTEFAEGCDSPAEVAAALDMFTVLEIDERVAWHASRIGRLLKGRGLHIGDNDIWIAATALAHALPLVSNNAKHFTRVPGLELRAY, from the coding sequence ATGCTCTTCGACAGCGAATTCATCATCCGCCTCGCAGGGCAGGGCGGCAAGCCGTGGCAGCGCCGGGCGCTCGCCTTTATCGACGCCAATCTCGACGCGCCGCTCTACACCTCGCGCATATGCTGGACGGAGTTTGCCGAGGGTTGCGACAGCCCCGCCGAGGTTGCCGCCGCGCTCGACATGTTCACCGTCTTGGAAATTGATGAGCGCGTCGCGTGGCATGCCTCGCGCATTGGCCGCCTGCTGAAAGGCAGGGGCCTGCACATCGGCGACAACGACATCTGGATTGCCGCCACCGCGCTGGCGCATGCGCTGCCGCTGGTCTCGAACAACGCGAAACACTTCACCCGCGTGCCCGGCCTCGAATTGCGCGCCTATTGA
- a CDS encoding antitoxin VapB family protein, protein MASKTISLELDAYNRLKSTRRPGESFSEVVRRITLPPAKATAADLKRAVESGKFGRGVDWTSVKRAVANRTRSRDLRHA, encoded by the coding sequence ATGGCCAGTAAAACCATTTCCCTCGAACTCGACGCCTACAACCGCCTGAAGTCCACCCGCCGGCCGGGTGAGTCGTTCTCCGAGGTTGTGCGCCGTATCACGCTGCCGCCCGCCAAGGCCACCGCCGCCGATTTGAAGCGCGCCGTGGAATCCGGCAAGTTCGGGCGCGGCGTGGACTGGACCTCCGTCAAGCGCGCCGTCGCCAACCGCACCCGCTCCCGCGACCTCCGCCACGCCTGA
- a CDS encoding discoidin domain-containing protein, translated as MSFTPGQSNPAPLQCFRFNIEPGRHASFDGYGDFAYIAAANGPLELAIDDNTNFFPWDIALALEYNKLPVASGSRYYFRRIAVRNSGAEPLTGILYTGFVTINDHRLHETVKQDVQLASQASTAVEGTLELADEVWQLLVPGVEGRREVWLAAEKTDDDPAPVIAYWRANSYDNVKTPSREIGLALDGITRLPFSDQIDVSCAAASAGRCRIRYWVVTYVAAGLSEPIVGNAAQNEALILPAMNSDASANGDGIFIYGDKVKSGGTYQLFDRNPSSEVKFNNNGGVAVDFGEAKTITRVILKSMVAVSGTNTNANSEAPATVQIYKSADGVVWEMIDSGESIRAVVNGQPVYSKFFGVGFVQARWLKFVFTGVYHEERIIFSGRTTQKVKAHIAAPSLSEIEIYGPAG; from the coding sequence ATGTCATTCACTCCCGGCCAATCCAATCCCGCGCCCCTGCAATGCTTCCGGTTCAATATCGAGCCGGGCAGGCACGCCAGCTTCGACGGCTACGGCGACTTTGCCTACATCGCCGCCGCCAACGGTCCGCTCGAACTCGCGATTGACGACAACACCAACTTTTTCCCGTGGGACATCGCGCTGGCCCTCGAATATAACAAGCTGCCCGTCGCGTCCGGGAGCCGTTACTATTTCCGCCGGATCGCGGTCCGCAACAGCGGGGCCGAGCCTCTCACCGGCATCCTCTACACCGGATTCGTTACCATCAATGACCACCGCCTGCATGAAACCGTCAAGCAGGACGTGCAGCTTGCCAGTCAGGCGTCCACTGCGGTTGAAGGCACGCTCGAACTCGCCGACGAAGTATGGCAGCTTCTTGTTCCCGGGGTGGAAGGCCGCCGCGAAGTCTGGCTCGCCGCCGAGAAAACCGACGATGATCCGGCTCCCGTAATCGCCTACTGGCGCGCCAACAGCTACGACAATGTCAAGACGCCCTCCCGTGAAATCGGCCTCGCTCTCGACGGCATCACGCGCCTGCCGTTCTCCGACCAGATCGACGTGTCCTGCGCCGCCGCGAGCGCCGGCCGCTGCCGCATCCGCTACTGGGTGGTCACCTACGTCGCCGCCGGCCTCTCCGAGCCCATCGTCGGCAACGCCGCGCAAAACGAAGCGCTCATTCTCCCCGCGATGAACTCCGATGCCAGCGCCAACGGAGACGGCATCTTCATCTACGGAGACAAGGTCAAGTCCGGCGGCACCTATCAGCTTTTCGACCGCAATCCGTCGAGTGAGGTCAAGTTCAACAACAACGGCGGCGTGGCGGTTGATTTTGGCGAGGCCAAGACTATCACGCGTGTCATCCTGAAGTCGATGGTTGCAGTCAGCGGAACCAACACGAACGCCAACAGCGAAGCGCCCGCGACCGTGCAGATCTACAAATCCGCCGACGGCGTGGTCTGGGAGATGATTGACAGCGGCGAGTCCATCCGCGCCGTGGTCAACGGCCAGCCGGTTTACTCGAAATTCTTTGGCGTCGGCTTCGTGCAGGCGCGCTGGCTGAAGTTTGTCTTCACCGGCGTCTACCACGAGGAACGCATCATCTTTTCCGGCAGGACCACACAGAAGGTCAAGGCGCACATCGCAGCCCCGTCCCTTTCCGAAATCGAAATCTACGGCCCCGCCGGATAA
- a CDS encoding LPXTG cell wall anchor domain-containing protein, whose protein sequence is MSLLSGLFGSNKSSSSSNYSDNSRNANAEGEGISAMDSMVAKDGGVVFGAGTTINNDLSADVVARALSSIDAASILQSEIALNGINRASATADAVVAGANAMVENNAKLAGQSMDTALAFTQQAAGSLTSAGTNRTYAIAGMIAVMVIGFAFLFRRKKR, encoded by the coding sequence ATGAGCCTGTTAAGCGGACTTTTCGGAAGCAATAAATCCAGTTCCTCCAGCAACTACTCGGACAACTCGCGCAACGCAAACGCCGAGGGCGAGGGCATCTCCGCCATGGACTCCATGGTCGCGAAGGATGGCGGCGTGGTTTTCGGTGCCGGGACGACCATCAATAACGACCTCTCCGCCGATGTGGTGGCGCGCGCGCTGTCCAGCATTGACGCCGCCAGCATTCTGCAAAGCGAAATCGCGTTGAACGGCATCAACCGCGCGTCCGCGACCGCCGACGCCGTCGTGGCCGGCGCAAACGCCATGGTGGAGAACAACGCGAAGCTCGCCGGGCAGAGCATGGACACCGCGCTTGCCTTTACGCAACAAGCGGCCGGCTCGCTCACGTCTGCGGGCACGAACCGCACCTATGCCATCGCCGGCATGATCGCCGTCATGGTCATCGGCTTCGCCTTCCTTTTCCGCCGCAAAAAACGCTGA
- a CDS encoding LPXTG cell wall anchor domain-containing protein codes for MADNSNTAANGIEWTGILTKGLDVVGDIIGAKYGQQATPTPQPTTLNPTNPGSTGQPAANAPAAQTGGINKIIIAVFGGVLLFGLGALLFSRRRR; via the coding sequence ATGGCAGATAATTCAAACACCGCCGCCAACGGCATTGAGTGGACCGGCATCCTGACCAAGGGTCTCGACGTAGTCGGCGACATCATCGGCGCCAAATACGGACAGCAAGCCACGCCCACCCCGCAGCCCACCACGCTCAACCCGACTAATCCCGGGAGCACGGGCCAGCCCGCCGCCAACGCGCCAGCCGCGCAGACCGGCGGCATCAATAAAATCATCATCGCCGTTTTCGGAGGCGTTCTCCTGTTCGGCCTCGGCGCACTCCTGTTCTCTCGGCGTCGCCGCTGA
- a CDS encoding DNA cytosine methyltransferase: MLGRGFEAEGFCVVRGPDIVWGGDVREFHPPSGAFAGVIGGSPCQDFSKARRTEPTGAGVELLREYARVVEEASPEWFLLENVPGVPDIDASGYTVQRFNLNAAECGGRQSRLRTFQFGSRDGTCLVIDRRDMPDDVERTCMATEFWFFAIFSSSAAACHALWHSARADAGAASQAAKRRRRPHAASASNDRGGRWP; the protein is encoded by the coding sequence TTGCTGGGCCGTGGATTCGAAGCGGAAGGCTTTTGCGTCGTGCGCGGGCCTGACATCGTCTGGGGTGGCGACGTGCGGGAGTTTCATCCGCCGAGCGGCGCATTTGCCGGCGTGATTGGCGGCTCTCCCTGTCAGGATTTCAGCAAAGCCCGGCGCACTGAACCGACCGGGGCTGGCGTTGAGCTTTTGCGCGAATATGCCCGCGTCGTGGAGGAAGCATCTCCAGAATGGTTTTTGCTTGAGAACGTGCCCGGCGTGCCGGACATCGACGCCAGCGGCTACACCGTGCAACGCTTCAACCTCAACGCCGCCGAGTGCGGCGGCAGGCAATCCCGGCTTCGCACGTTCCAGTTTGGAAGCCGTGACGGCACGTGCCTTGTCATCGACCGTCGCGACATGCCGGACGATGTTGAGCGGACATGCATGGCGACAGAGTTTTGGTTCTTCGCTATTTTCAGTTCCAGTGCCGCGGCATGTCACGCTTTGTGGCACTCTGCGCGTGCGGATGCGGGCGCCGCGTCACAGGCCGCCAAACGTCGGCGACGCCCGCATGCCGCAAGCGCCTCGAACGATCGCGGCGGGCGGTGGCCGTGA
- a CDS encoding ATP-binding protein: protein MSIHVGIFGPSLCGKTYAAIMLSLALWRQERRRSIVLDPNGSDWGPHAIVFRDMDRFLAFLWRHRNCAVFIDEATLTIDRGVEFTDLFTRVRHAGHILHIMGHRATVLLPIQRDQFGKLLLFRQSPGSAKIWGEEWAEPRMVEATELKKYEFLYCVKFGAPDGSHLIQRGKFPPP from the coding sequence ATGAGCATCCACGTCGGCATTTTCGGGCCGTCGCTTTGCGGCAAAACCTACGCGGCCATCATGCTCTCCCTCGCCCTCTGGAGGCAGGAACGCCGCCGTTCGATCGTGCTTGACCCAAACGGCTCCGACTGGGGGCCGCACGCCATCGTTTTCCGCGACATGGACCGCTTCCTCGCGTTCCTTTGGCGGCACCGCAACTGCGCGGTGTTCATTGATGAGGCGACGCTGACAATCGACCGCGGCGTCGAGTTCACTGACCTGTTCACCCGCGTCCGCCACGCCGGGCACATCCTGCACATCATGGGGCACCGCGCCACCGTGCTCCTCCCCATCCAGCGCGATCAATTCGGCAAGCTGCTTCTCTTCCGCCAGTCGCCCGGCAGCGCCAAGATATGGGGCGAAGAATGGGCGGAACCGCGCATGGTGGAGGCGACGGAACTCAAAAAATACGAGTTCCTTTACTGTGTAAAATTCGGCGCGCCGGACGGCTCGCACCTGATTCAACGGGGCAAATTTCCTCCACCATGA
- a CDS encoding DNA adenine methylase, producing the protein MNHETQNAPRSHALPTAVHRAASDADRGAPGMALPADTGPNAGNDAEYRSAENAAARSVKYVGGKNQSGVYQRIINLIPPHDVYIEPFLGSGAILRLKKPALVSYGVDRALSPLAVCDRAGVKYVEGDGIAFLEAYPFRGGEFVYCDPPYVPSTRGNRRYYKHEMSDDEHARLLGVIRRLSCCVLISGYSCDLYERELAGWNREEFRVMTRGCTWATEVLWFNYQRPGRLHDVSYVGADYRERLRIKRKCERWAARLAKMPALERDALFSALIEVQGAAGNAVHDDAAGVAAVSVRSGVECRQVTPEPALQGSKGGVK; encoded by the coding sequence ATGAATCACGAGACGCAAAATGCCCCTCGCTCCCATGCCCTGCCCACTGCGGTCCACCGCGCCGCTTCTGACGCTGATCGAGGCGCGCCGGGAATGGCGTTGCCAGCTGACACGGGCCCCAACGCCGGAAATGACGCTGAGTACCGCAGCGCCGAAAATGCCGCGGCAAGATCCGTGAAGTATGTCGGCGGGAAAAACCAGAGCGGCGTCTACCAGCGCATCATCAACCTGATTCCGCCGCACGACGTTTACATTGAGCCGTTTTTAGGCTCTGGCGCCATTCTCCGGCTGAAAAAGCCCGCCCTCGTTTCCTACGGCGTCGATCGCGCATTGTCGCCGCTGGCGGTGTGCGATCGTGCCGGCGTGAAATACGTCGAAGGCGACGGGATTGCCTTCCTCGAAGCCTACCCTTTTCGAGGTGGCGAGTTTGTCTATTGCGACCCGCCTTACGTGCCCTCCACTCGTGGCAACCGCCGTTACTACAAGCACGAAATGTCAGATGACGAGCACGCGAGACTGTTGGGCGTGATTCGCAGGCTGTCCTGTTGCGTGCTTATCTCCGGCTATTCGTGCGACCTTTACGAGCGGGAGCTTGCCGGCTGGAATCGCGAAGAGTTTCGCGTCATGACTCGCGGGTGCACGTGGGCTACGGAAGTCCTTTGGTTCAATTATCAGCGTCCGGGCCGCCTGCACGATGTTTCCTACGTCGGCGCCGACTACCGCGAGCGGCTTCGCATCAAACGCAAGTGTGAACGCTGGGCGGCCCGCCTCGCCAAAATGCCCGCGCTTGAACGAGACGCGCTGTTTTCGGCGTTGATCGAGGTGCAGGGCGCAGCTGGCAACGCCGTCCATGACGATGCCGCCGGCGTCGCGGCCGTCAGCGTCAGAAGCGGCGTTGAGTGCCGGCAAGTAACGCCAGAACCGGCGTTGCAGGGCTCGAAAGGCGGTGTGAAATGA